The following nucleotide sequence is from Rattus norvegicus strain BN/NHsdMcwi chromosome 13, GRCr8, whole genome shotgun sequence.
CTGGCTGTGGAAAGACCTGTCCCTTTGCGACAGAGCTACAGGATTTCTGGGTTTCACTTCAAGAAGTACAGCCGCAGCAGAGATGAGGTGATGCTAAAGGAAGGTGGTTCGAGGGGCCTGGGGAAGCCTTCTCTTAAAACGGGAAATGAGGGGTCAGCAGGtatggaaaacaaaacactgatGGGAGTCATTTGACCATTTAGACACACGGTGGGGGCAGTGAAGGAAGGTTCCAGCAGTTGTTGATTCGCTATTCAAAACAGTGAGTGGTTAGGAAAAGGCGGAACCTTTGTCTTCCGCTCTCTGTTTCCCGCGACTCCACTCCTGCAGCTACACTGCCTAATGGACcgcctccttccctttccccggGGGGCCTATCTGGGTGAGTTCCGGAGTTTGTGACTCCAAATTTCCACCAAATCACGAGCGACCTCCCCTAACATTGAGGCCGACCCGCACTGCGCCCGCCTAATCCACGACTGCCTTCTCGGGAGTGCGCGGGCTCGCGGAGCAGGCGAGGTCCCGTATCCACGGGCACGTGCCCGGGCGCGCGTCCCGCGGAGCTCGTTCCCAGCTTCACCTCCCAGCTCTGGTCCCAGTAGCTCGCCGCGCGCCGCCGGCTTCCCCTCACCTCCCAGCCGAGCGGCCTCTAGACCCCGCGCCGTTGGAGCGACCTGGGCGAAGCCAGGCGCTCGGTCCGCccgaggggaaaggggagaaggacTGGGCGGTCCTGTGCGCCCGGGTAGGCGGAGTGGCAGAATCACCTGAGACCACCAGACAGCTAGCTGCTTCCCACTCCTGCTCGAGCTTCTCACCCGGACTAGTGGTCCAGGCCCGGGAACCCGCGTCACACCGGAGAGGACTGATCACAGCGAGCTAGTGGACATGGCAACACCATTTCTACCCGCGGGGGCCACCACGGGCGACAGCGGTGGGGAACTGAGCTCCGGGGACGACTCCGGTGACTTGGAATCCTTCCAGACCCCTGAGGCCGAGGCGACCCGGAGCCTGGCGGAGCTGTTTGAGAAGGCTGCCGCACATGTTCAAGGCCTGGTTCAGGTGGCCAGCAGGGAGCAGCTCCTGTACCTGTATGCCAGGTACAAGCAGGTAAAGATGGGTGGATAAGAGGACACGGGCTTTTCCTCCAAAAACTTAATAGTAGATGTGCGTGGCTAACGTTCGAGCGTGATGAAGTTTGTATATGTGCttcgatttatttatttgtttatttttgaccCTGGAGAATAGCATCATTCCGgacgtggaaaaaaaaatctctctgctGTCCTGCGAATGATATTTATATAGCCGGGCACCgaataacagtgtttcagtggCCTTGCCTCTGAACCTTTACAAAATGaggatgagaaaataaaatttgtcatTCGCTGTTGCCAACTGGACATGTGGTAGGAACTATGGTAATGCTAATAATAAATTTGGAATTTAAGGGAGTATTACTATATATAAAATGCGAAATACAATATTACTATTGTGATTCTTAGAAACTGTAAATGTAGTTGCCGTGTTTTTAGCTGAATTTGATCCTGCTAGATACAGTccctacacttttttttttttttaaattaagggcTCCATGCAGGCAACATGGAGGGCTGGTGATGAACTCTCGACTCAGCATCCTGAATCGCTTTCATTTCCAAATAAAAGACCCAGGGGAGTAGGCCACTTAGAAAGTTACATGGATATACCGGAATTAAAGTGCAGTTTTTGACTCTAAAACTGAACTTTACCTGAAAGTAAGGAAATGTATGAGTTATAAACGGAAGACTGATTTATCTTGCAAGGTTAGGTACCACAAGGAAAGACTGTTGCTTCCCCTTAGTCAACAGAAACAGCTCAGCAGAACACTGGGTGTTCTGTCTACAGAGAATTCGAGGATGAAAGAACATGATGACACCGCCTTTAAGAAGCTAACAGGATTAGTTAAGGAGTCTAGAtgtaaatgtgaaaaaaaaaatcaatggttaGGAAATTAGGAAACCCCCAGCTCTTTAGAACTTTGAAAGAAATGAAGTTATGGATAGTagcctcttttattttattaaattaaaaaatgcttCTTGATAGAGTTACATATATTTCTTCTGaactcttgtcttttttttttaggtagtCGTGAGGACCCTCCAGTATTTCTAATTACATTTTgtattgggtgtgtgtgtgtgtgtctgtgtgtctgtgtgtgcgtgtgtgtgcatgtgtgcactcgGGTGAcagtgtaggtcagaggacaacttgcaggagttggctCTTTCCTTTCAGTGAGTTGACCCCAGGGTTTCaacttgggttgtcaggcttgctAGCAAGCACGGTTTACACGCTGAGCATCTTGCTGTATTCTTAAACCTGAGATACTGGGTAGAGATGAGCCTTCTTTAGAGGACTGATGGTTATTATGAACACATGCTAATAGTGATGTGGCCTGAGAGGCCCCTGTACAAGGGGTAGCCAGCATCTTGTGTGATGCCAGGTGTGCTGGTGCATGCTCTTGTTCCCAGCACCTTGGGGAGGGAAAGGTGGGTTCTCTCCAAGACAGCAGGTTGCAGGTTAGTTGGAACAACACGgtaagcctgtctcaaaacaag
It contains:
- the Acbd6 gene encoding acyl-CoA-binding domain-containing protein 6 isoform X4 encodes the protein MATPFLPAGATTGDSGGELSSGDDSGDLESFQTPEAEATRSLAELFEKAAAHVQGLVQVASREQLLYLYARYKQVKVGNCNIPKPNFFDFEGKQKWEAWKALGDSSPSQAMQEYIAAVKKLDPGWNPQILGEAWRR